Within Actinosynnema pretiosum, the genomic segment CGATCAGCGCGAACAGCGCGATGGCCCCGATGAGGCCGAGTCCGACCGCCAGCTTCGGCGACCAGCGCGGCAGCATCGAGCGCCAGCCCGCGCGCACCGCCGGTTCGGCGGCGGGCACGGGAGCGGGGGTGGTCATGGGCGCGCTCCTCTCAGCCCTGGGCGCGGGTGCGCGGGTCGACGACGGTGTGGAGCAGGTCCACCACGAGGTTCGCGCCGAGCACGGCGATCGTGATGACCAGGAAGATGCCCTGCATGAGGGCGTAGTCGTTGTTCTGCACCGCCTGCAGCAGCTTGGAGCCGATGCCGGGGTAGGAGAACACCTGCTCGGTGATGATCGAGCCGGACACCACGAAGCCCAGCGAGATGGCGAACGCGGCGAACGACGGCAGCACCGCGTTGCGCGCGGCGTAGCGGACCATGACCCGCGATCCCCTGAGCCCCTTGGCCTGCGCGGTGAGCACGTAGTCCTCGGCGGTGGTGGAGACCATCATGTTGCGCATCCCCAGCAGCCAGCCGCCGATCGAGGACAGCACGATGGTCAGCGCGGGCAGCGTGCCGTGGTAGACCGCCGAGCCGATGAACTCGGCGTTCCAGCCGGTGTCGAGCACGACGTCGTACCCGCCGATGAGCGGGAACCAGCCGAGCCCGGACGCCAGCAGCGCCACCAGGATCAGCGCGAGCCAGAAGTACGGCACGGCCGCGAGCAGCGTGGTGGCCGGGACGAGCGAGTCCAGCCAGGTGCCGCGCCGCCAGCCGACGAACGCGCCCAGCCCGATGCCGAGCAGGAACGACAGCACCGTGGCCACGCCGACCAGCACGACCGTCCACGGCAGCGCGCCGGAGATCACCTCCGACACGGGCGCGGGGAACGCGCTGACGGACACGCCCAGGTCGCCGCGCGCCAGGTTGCCCAGGTACGCGAAGTACTGCTCCAGCAGGGTTCCCTCGCTGTCGCCGCCGAGCAGCAGCGCGTAGGCGCGGCGGGCCTCGGCGTCGACCTGGCCGCCGCGCTGGGCGAGCTTGGCCATGAGGGTGTCGACGGGGTTGCCCGGCATGAGCCGGGGGATGAAGAAGTTCAGCGTGAGCGCCGCCCAGAGGGCGACCAGGTAGAACCCCAGCTTCCGCGCGTAGTACCGCATCGCGTCACTGACCGGCGGGCTTGAGGGTCCGGTAGATCTCGGAGTTGTCCGGCGCGGACCAGACGGCGAAGAACGCGTACGGGTTGGACTCGTCGGGCCAGCCGGTGAACTTCTTCGCGTTGTACTCGCTGGTGGTGCCCGCGGTCAGCAGCGGGATGTAGGGGACGGTCTCCTCGACGCGGGTCTGGATGGCGTCCAGGTGCGGCTGGCGCGCGGCGGTGTCCTCGGGGTTGATCGCCTTGAGGGCGTCGAGCGCGGCGTCGATGGCCGGGTCGGAGACGCGGGCGAAGTTCGGGGTGGCGGTCTGGCCGACGGGCGCGGTGGAGGAGGTCGCGAAGAAGTAGCTGTAGAGGTAGAACGGGTCGGCGGCCGGGCCCTGGTAGAGCGAGTCGATGATCAGCTGGTACTTGCCCTGGCCGCGCGCGTCGGCCCACTCGTTCCAGGACGACTGCTGCACGTTGAGCTTGATGCCCGCCTGCTGGAGCTGCTGGGTCATCGTGTCGAGCGCGGTGATGTAGTCGGTCCAGCCCGCGACGACCTTGACGTTGAGGGCGAGCTGCCTGCCGTCCTTGGCGTAGAAGCCGTCGCCGCCCTTGGCGTAGCCCGCGCCTTCGAGGAGCTGCCCGGCCTTGGCGGTGTCGGGCTGCATGGGGGCGGTGCGCTCGGCGAGCTTGCTGGAGATCACGTCGTCGTCGCGGCCGAGGAGCGCGAATCCGGGGGAGATCTCGCTGGCGGTGTTCTCGAACGCGAGCGAGTTCACCTGGGTGCGGTTGAGCGCGTAGTGGACGGCCTTGCGCACGGCCGGGTCGGTCTGCGGGCCCTCGCAGCCCAGGGCGGCGTTGGAGCAGGTCAGCAGCGCGGCCTGGTTCATCGGGGTGGTGTTGGCCTTGTAGCCGGGGTAGTTCTTCTCGACGTTGGCGATGTCCGGGACGGGGCCGGTCTGCCAGTCGACCTGGCCCGCCTTGAGCGCGTCGGCCCCGGCCTGGTTGCCGGACAGCGAGAGGTAGCGGATCTTCTTCACCGCGGGCGCGCCGCTGTGGTAGCCCTCGTTGGCCTTGAGGGTGAAGGCCTGGGCCTTGAACTCGTCGAGCTGGAACGGGCCGGTGCCGACGGGGGTGGCGATGACGTCGGTGGCCGGGTCGGACAGCTGGCCCCACAGGTGCTCGGGGACGATCCAGGTGCGGCCGAGGACCTGCGGGCCGACCAGGTACGACGGCTCGTCGAAGGTGACCGTGAGGTGCGTGTCGTCGATCGCGGTGGCCTTGCCCTTGTAGCCGACGCTGTTCATGGTCGGGGTCTTGGCGACCATGTCCAGGGTGAAGACGACGTCCTTGGCGGTGAACGGCTTCCCGTCGGTCCAGGTGGCGCCCGCGCGGGTGGTGATGGAGAGCACGGTGCCGTCGGCGTTCCACTCGAAGCTCTCGCCGAGGCGCTTCACGGGATCGCTGGAGCCGGTGATGTTGTAGAAGAACAGCGGCTCGAAGATCGTGCCGAGGCCCTCGATGCGGGTGGGCGAGTACGGGTTGAAGTTGAGCTGCCAGTCACCCGCCTGGCCGGTGTAGACGACGAGGGTGTCGGCGGCCGTCCCGCCGCCGCCCCCGGAACCGCCGCAGCCGGCAACTGCCAACGCCGCGGCGAGGACAACCGCCGCTAGCCGCCTGCGTGAGCGCTGTGCCTTCAGGAACATCGTTGATTCCTTTCGTGGCTTGCGGCCCGCTGGTGGCGCGAGCCGCCCGGCTTGGGCAGGATTGTTTAGTCATTGAAGAAACGAAGTCAATACCTGGGCGTCGCGGAACGGTCACCGGGTGGTGGTCGGTTGGTAGCCTTCGAGCGGTTCTCCGGCGGGTTTGGTGGGGTGGGGGCATGAGCGGACCTGGGCGGGCCACACCGCACGCGAGCAGCAAGGCGACCGTCCTGGACGTGATCAGGGCGGCGGGCGTGATCAGCCGGGTCGGGCTGATCGGGGCGACCGGGTTCACCGGGGCGACCATCTCCACGGTGGTCCGCAAGCTGATCGACGAGGGGCTCGTCGTGGAGACCGGGCGGGCCGAGTCCACCGGCGGCAAGCGGCGGGTGCTGCTCCAGCTGAACCACTCGGCGCGGTACGCGGTCGGCGTGCACCTGGACCACGCGGGCAACACGTACGTGCTCACCAACCTCGGCGGCGCGGTCGTGGCGCGCATCCTGCGACCGGGCGTGGCCGACCCGGCCGCCGTCGTCGGGCAGGTCGCGGACTCGGTGTCGGCGCTGGTCGAGGGCGTGGGGATCGAGCGGGAGCTGGTGCTCGGGGTCGGCGTGGTGTCGCCGGGGGCTCCGGGCGCGGACGTCGAGGGCCTGGTGGGCGAGCTGCGGCGCGCGGTCGGGCTGCCGGTGGCGGTGGACAACGACGCGACGGCCGCCGCGCTGGGCGAGCACTGGTCGGGCGGGATCGGCGGGACGGCGACGTCGGCGGCGCTGTGCATGGGCACGCGGCTCGGGGCGGGGCTGGTGATCGGCGGGATCACCTACCGGGGCAACGGCGGCGACGCGGGCGAGATCGGGCACGTGAGCGTGGACGCGCTGGGGCCGGTGTGCTGGTGCGGCGGGCGCGGGTGCCTGGAGGTCATGGCGGGGCCCGCGGCGGTGGTGGCGGAGGCAGGCGAGGCGCCGTCGCTGGCGCGGGAGCTCAAGGGCGGGTCGGTGGCGGCGGACTTCGCGGCCGTGGCGCGCGCGGCCCGGCGGGGGGAGGCGGCGGCGCTGGGGCTGCTGGAGCGGTCGGCGCGGTGCGTGGCGGTGGCGGCGCGGTCGCTGGCGAACCTGATGGACCTGGAGGTGCTGGTGCTGACCGGGCCGGGGTTCGCGGTCGCGGGGTCGGTGTACCTGCCGGTGATCCGGGAGGAGCTGGGGCGGGCGGTGGTGGGGCGCGCGAGCGGCGGGGTGGACGTGCGGCTGTCGCGCTCGGCGTCGACCGCGCCCGCGATCGGGGCGGCGGCGCTGGTGCTCCAGGCGGAGCTGGTGCCGTTGACGCAGGGGCTGCGGCTGCCGGAGAACCTGGCGGCGGCGGAGCCCGCGGCGCTGGCGCCTGGGGTGTGAGGGGTGACGGGGGTGTGAGGGTCAGCGCGTCCAGGTCATGGCCCACGGGACGTACTGGCGCCTGCGCTGGACCAGGTCCGCGCACAGCGCCGCGTCGGGCGCCTGCGGGGTCACGACCTGGCCCGTGGTGGTGGTGATGTGCACGACCGGGCCTGGGGTGGTGTCCGAGGTGGCGCCATCCGCGAGGGTCAGGAGTGGTCGCGGCGTGGGTTGGTCAGCCGGGCCCCAGCGGTCGGGGTGGCGGTGGCCCTGGTCGCGCGGCCGGAGAAGGGAGCCCTCGGCATCCGCCGCCCGACCGGGTCGGCCACCGGACCGCCGGGGTGGAGCGGCGACTAGGACGTCAGCCCCACGACCACCGGGCCAGGCGCCGCCCACCCCGCGCGATCCCCTTTCCGCGCAACGCGTCCGCTCAGCCCAGCGGCTTCAGCCCCAGGTGCTCGCGCAGGGTCGTGCCCGCGTACTCCGTTCGGAACACGCCTCGCTCCTGGAGCAGCGGCACCACCCGGTCGACGAACTCGTCGAACCCGCCGGGCGTGATGTGCGGGACGAGCACGAAGCCGTCCGCCGCGTCCTGCTGCACCAGGTCGTCGATCGACCTCGCCACGGTCTCCGGGGAGCCGACGAAGGTCTGCTCGGCGGTCACCTCGATCATCAGCTCCCGCACCGACAACCCGCGCGCCTGCGACAGCTCCCGCCACTCCCGCGCCGTCGCCAGCGGGTCCCGGTACATCCGCACGCTCGCCCGCCCCGGCGCGATCGTGCCGCCGTCGACGACCGGGTCGTCCTGCGGCAGCGGGCCGTCCGGGTCCAGGTCGGACAGGTCGCGGTTCCAGACGTGCTCCAGCAGCTTGATCGCCGTCTGCGGGCTGACCTGCTGCGCCCGCACCTCCCGCGCCCGCTCACGCGCCTCGGCGTCGCTGTCGCCGAGCACGAACGTGGCGGCGGGCAGGATCACCAGGTCCTCTGGGGCCCTGCCGTGCGCGGGCAGGCGGCCCTTCACGTCGGCGTAGAACGCCTTGCCCGCCTCCGCTCCCGCGTGCCTGCTGAAGATCGCGTCGGCCTTGGCGGCGGCGAAGTCCCTGCCCTCCGGGGAGTCCCCGGCCTGGATGATCACCGGCCTGCCCTGGGGCGTGCGCGGCAGGCCGAAGCGGCCCTCGACGTCGAAGTGCTCGTCGCGCACGGCGAACGCGCCGCCGTCGCGCCAGGAGTCGAACAGGACCGTGGCGGCGTCCAGGAAGCTGCGGGCCCGCTCGTAGCGCTGCTCCTTCGGCAGGAACCCGCCGCGCCGGAAGTTCTCGCCGGTGAACGCGTCCCACGAGGTCACCACGTTCCACGCGGCCCTGCCGTCGGACAGGTGGTCCAGGCTGGCGAACTGGCGGGCCACCTCGTACGGCTCGTTGAACGTGGAGTTGATCGTGCCCGCGAGCCCGATCCGGTCGGTGACGGCGGCGAGCGCGGCCAGCACGGCGAACGTGTCGGGCCTGCCGACCACGTCCAGGTCGTAGAGCTGCCCGCCCTGCTCGCGCAGCCGCAGCCCCTCGGCCAGGAACAGGAAGTCGAACCGGCCGCGCTCGGCGGTGCGGGCGAAGTGCCGGAAGGACTCGAAGTCGATGTGGCTGCCCGCCGCCGGGTCGCTCCACACGGTGGTGTTGTTGACGCCGGGGAAGTGGGCGGCCAGCCGGATCTGCTTCACCATCAGGCACCCCTGGGAGCTGCGTAGCGGTTGGCGGGACGGGGCAGGTCGAGCAGGCCGCGCAGGGTGGTCGCGGGGCGCGGCTCGGCGGGGACGAGGCCCCTGCGGCGCAGCTCGGGCACCAGCTCGCCGGTGATGGCGGCCAGGTCGCGGGGCAGGCGCGCGGGGCGCAGGCGCAGGCCGAACGCGCCCGCCTCGTGCCACTCCTGCGCCAGGTCGGCCAGTTCGGCCGGACCGCCGGTGTGCACGAGCGCGTCGGAGGTGAGGTCGCGGTCGTCGTGGAAGGCGACGACCACGTCGGCGAAGTGCCGCGCCCGTCCGATCTCCGCGCCGGTGCGGCGCACGTCGGCCGCGTCGCGCGGGGTGGTGAACACCAGGTCGGCGGACTCGCGGGCCAGCCGGTGGGGGCGCTCCGCGTCGTGGGCCAGCACGGCGATCGGCGGGTTGCCCTGGGGCGGGCGCGGGGTGATCGACGGGCCCTTCACGGCGAAGTGCCCGCCCCGGAAGTCGATGTGGTGCAGCTTGTCCCGGTCGACGAACCGGCCGGTGGCGACGTCGCGGATCTCCGCGTCGTCCTCCCAGCTGTCCCACAGCCTGCGCAGCACCTCGGCGTAGTCGCGGGCCTCGGCGAACAGGTCGGCCACGACCGCGTCGTCGGGGCGGCCGGACCGCGGCAGCGGGGGCAGGTCGCGGCGGCCGAAGTGGCGGGCGGTGGCGGGGTCGCCGTCGACCCGCAGGCGCACGCCCGCGCGGCCGAGGCTGACGTGGTCCAGGGTCGCGACGGCCTTGGACAGGTGGAACGGCTCGGTGTGCGTGGTGATGGCGGTCGGGACCAGGCCGATGCGGCTGGTGAGCGGGGCGACGCGGGCCGCGACGAGCAGCGAGTCGAGCTGGTTCGCCCGGTGCCCGAGGGTGTCCTCGAAGGTGACGAGGTCGATGCCGCCGCGCTCGGCCTCCAGGACCAGCCCGGTCCAGTGGCGGGCGGACAGCGGGCGCGGGTCGGGGCCGCCGCCCTGACCGCCGCCCTGACCGCCGTCCTGGCCGTCGCCCCCGTCCGGGTGCCACCCCGTCCCGTCCAGTGCCACCGCCAGGCGCAGTTCGGTTCCCATGGGGCGGATTCTGGTTCAGGGCAAGGCTTTCCGGCAGGGGCGACCAGTGGGTGGGACGTCCGCTGCGGCGGTCGGGGCAACCCCGGTCAGTCGGGAACA encodes:
- a CDS encoding ABC transporter permease, which gives rise to MRYYARKLGFYLVALWAALTLNFFIPRLMPGNPVDTLMAKLAQRGGQVDAEARRAYALLLGGDSEGTLLEQYFAYLGNLARGDLGVSVSAFPAPVSEVISGALPWTVVLVGVATVLSFLLGIGLGAFVGWRRGTWLDSLVPATTLLAAVPYFWLALILVALLASGLGWFPLIGGYDVVLDTGWNAEFIGSAVYHGTLPALTIVLSSIGGWLLGMRNMMVSTTAEDYVLTAQAKGLRGSRVMVRYAARNAVLPSFAAFAISLGFVVSGSIITEQVFSYPGIGSKLLQAVQNNDYALMQGIFLVITIAVLGANLVVDLLHTVVDPRTRAQG
- a CDS encoding ABC transporter substrate-binding protein; amino-acid sequence: MFLKAQRSRRRLAAVVLAAALAVAGCGGSGGGGGTAADTLVVYTGQAGDWQLNFNPYSPTRIEGLGTIFEPLFFYNITGSSDPVKRLGESFEWNADGTVLSITTRAGATWTDGKPFTAKDVVFTLDMVAKTPTMNSVGYKGKATAIDDTHLTVTFDEPSYLVGPQVLGRTWIVPEHLWGQLSDPATDVIATPVGTGPFQLDEFKAQAFTLKANEGYHSGAPAVKKIRYLSLSGNQAGADALKAGQVDWQTGPVPDIANVEKNYPGYKANTTPMNQAALLTCSNAALGCEGPQTDPAVRKAVHYALNRTQVNSLAFENTASEISPGFALLGRDDDVISSKLAERTAPMQPDTAKAGQLLEGAGYAKGGDGFYAKDGRQLALNVKVVAGWTDYITALDTMTQQLQQAGIKLNVQQSSWNEWADARGQGKYQLIIDSLYQGPAADPFYLYSYFFATSSTAPVGQTATPNFARVSDPAIDAALDALKAINPEDTAARQPHLDAIQTRVEETVPYIPLLTAGTTSEYNAKKFTGWPDESNPYAFFAVWSAPDNSEIYRTLKPAGQ
- a CDS encoding ROK family transcriptional regulator, which produces MSGPGRATPHASSKATVLDVIRAAGVISRVGLIGATGFTGATISTVVRKLIDEGLVVETGRAESTGGKRRVLLQLNHSARYAVGVHLDHAGNTYVLTNLGGAVVARILRPGVADPAAVVGQVADSVSALVEGVGIERELVLGVGVVSPGAPGADVEGLVGELRRAVGLPVAVDNDATAAALGEHWSGGIGGTATSAALCMGTRLGAGLVIGGITYRGNGGDAGEIGHVSVDALGPVCWCGGRGCLEVMAGPAAVVAEAGEAPSLARELKGGSVAADFAAVARAARRGEAAALGLLERSARCVAVAARSLANLMDLEVLVLTGPGFAVAGSVYLPVIREELGRAVVGRASGGVDVRLSRSASTAPAIGAAALVLQAELVPLTQGLRLPENLAAAEPAALAPGV
- a CDS encoding NtaA/DmoA family FMN-dependent monooxygenase (This protein belongs to a clade of FMN-dependent monooxygenases, within a broader family of flavin-dependent oxidoreductases, the luciferase-like monooxygenase (LMM) family, some of whose members use coenzyme F420 rather than FMN.), which gives rise to MVKQIRLAAHFPGVNNTTVWSDPAAGSHIDFESFRHFARTAERGRFDFLFLAEGLRLREQGGQLYDLDVVGRPDTFAVLAALAAVTDRIGLAGTINSTFNEPYEVARQFASLDHLSDGRAAWNVVTSWDAFTGENFRRGGFLPKEQRYERARSFLDAATVLFDSWRDGGAFAVRDEHFDVEGRFGLPRTPQGRPVIIQAGDSPEGRDFAAAKADAIFSRHAGAEAGKAFYADVKGRLPAHGRAPEDLVILPAATFVLGDSDAEARERAREVRAQQVSPQTAIKLLEHVWNRDLSDLDPDGPLPQDDPVVDGGTIAPGRASVRMYRDPLATAREWRELSQARGLSVRELMIEVTAEQTFVGSPETVARSIDDLVQQDAADGFVLVPHITPGGFDEFVDRVVPLLQERGVFRTEYAGTTLREHLGLKPLG
- a CDS encoding LLM class flavin-dependent oxidoreductase, which gives rise to MGTELRLAVALDGTGWHPDGGDGQDGGQGGGQGGGPDPRPLSARHWTGLVLEAERGGIDLVTFEDTLGHRANQLDSLLVAARVAPLTSRIGLVPTAITTHTEPFHLSKAVATLDHVSLGRAGVRLRVDGDPATARHFGRRDLPPLPRSGRPDDAVVADLFAEARDYAEVLRRLWDSWEDDAEIRDVATGRFVDRDKLHHIDFRGGHFAVKGPSITPRPPQGNPPIAVLAHDAERPHRLARESADLVFTTPRDAADVRRTGAEIGRARHFADVVVAFHDDRDLTSDALVHTGGPAELADLAQEWHEAGAFGLRLRPARLPRDLAAITGELVPELRRRGLVPAEPRPATTLRGLLDLPRPANRYAAPRGA